Proteins encoded in a region of the Plasmodium berghei ANKA genome assembly, chromosome: 1 genome:
- a CDS encoding pre-mRNA-splicing factor SLU7, putative, giving the protein MNSKNETREEKKKEKELNEARKAGKIEALKDEDGNDINPHMPQYILKAPWYLNQTQPGLKHQRYREADKVKIEEERNRKIYVKNTKNKQNFCKNCGSAAHTEKYCLERTRKKKKNFMNKENDQDYLCVTQDLGYDGNRDRWVGYDPNNFDHIYREYEKIVDEQKKRKAEKLKKKYEKQSIKKKKEENEEEEEEAENSELSSDSEKGNDLNDNKQNNKKNNKNEKNKTIARNLRIREDTAKYLYNLNLNSAFYDPKSRSMREDPLANIKNNLENSNYYKGENYYNNTGEAIESKKLEIFAWESYKRGENVHFNAQPTQLELMYKEFLEKKNKLIKKKQEDVLKTYKCENITKEIHNEQELIHSEVYTEYKPVDQIDIKKNNKIKILSKYEEDIYISDHTSVFGSYYDRETKKWGYKCCKCTDKFQNCFQL; this is encoded by the exons atgaattctaaaaatgaaacaagagaagaaaaaaaaaaagaaaaggaGCTAAATGAAGCTCGGAAAGCCg GAAAAATAGAAGCTCTAAAAGATGAAGATggaaatgatataaatccGCATATGCCACAATATATTCTCAAAGCTCCTTGGTATTTAAATCAAACACAACCAg GTCTAAAACATCAAAGATATCGAGAAGCAGATAAAGTGAAAATAGAAGAAGAAAGAAATCGAAAAAtttatgttaaaaatacaaaaaataaacaaaatttttgCAAAAATTGTGGAAGTGCTGCACATAcagaaaaatattgtttagAAAGaacaagaaaaaaaaaaaaaaattttatgaataaagaaaatgatcAAGATTATTTATGTGTTACCCAAGATCTAGGATATGATGGAAATAGAGATAGATGGGTAGGATATGATCCAAATAATTTCgatcatatatatagagaatatgaaaaaatagtagatgaacaaaaaaaacgaaaagcAGAAaaactgaaaaaaaaatatgaaaagcaatccataaaaaaaaaaaaagaagaaaatgaagaagaagaagaagaagCTGAAAATAGCGAATTAAGTAGTGATAGTGAAAAAGGTAATgatttaaatgataataaacaaaataataaaaaaaataacaaaaatgaaaaaaataaaacaattgCTCGAAATTTAAGAATCAGAGAAGATACagcaaaatatttatataacttaaatttaaattctGCTTTTTATGATCCAAAAAGTAGAAGTATGAGAGAGGATCCATTAgctaatataaaaaataatttagaaaatagtaattattataaaggtgaaaattattataataatacagGAGAGGCGATTGAATcgaaaaaattagaaataTTTGCATGGGAATCATATAAAAGAGGTGAAAACGTTCATTTCAATGCGCAACCTACTCAACTCGAATTAATGTATAAAgaatttttagaaaaaaaaaataaattaattaaaaaaaaacaagaagatgtattaaaaacatataaatgtgaaaatataacaaaagaAATTCATAATGAACAAGAACTTATACATTCTGAAGTTTACACAGAATATAAGCCGGTTGATCAAattgatattaaaaaaaataataaaattaaaatattaagtaaatatgaagaagatatttatatttcggATCATACTTCAGTTTTTGGTAGTTATTATGATCgggaaacaaaaaaatgggGTTACAAATGTTGCAAATGTACTGACAAGTTTCAAAATTGTTTtcaattataa
- a CDS encoding zinc transporter ZIP1: MDLLLAKAICIFAFLSVATGGCAIPYILGLFGKRNRNKYENKVKNILSNLNCFGAGFIFSIVMFHLLPETIIIASSHKDITIFKTHDPEMKTLFIFFFVFVGFCMQLALEYVLPTDTNICCIDHGAVRFTDDNDHILNITNHTLDNPNTEIPNASINADTHYHPHEGGHSNHKNRLTKILDVLALQSFFLTISLAIHSGIEGMIVGTSDDSHFVFITTFCILSHKWIAGVTVSLSLNRNNISPNLKIILLLIFIFSSPLGIIVGHLVHSSGEKITCVINALSIGTLLFIGCEILLNEIQMKYTRKVRFSKWLSFCSSCLIAFSIIYFTSHIAPHQHSHELNVKK, from the exons ATGGATTTACTTTTGGCAAAAGCAATTTGCATTTTTGCATTTCTGTCAGTTGCAACAGGGGGATGTGCAATACCTTATATTTTGGGATTATTTGGAAAGAGAAATAGAAATAAGTATGAAAACAAggtgaaaaatattttatcgaatttaaattgttttgGAGCGggctttattttttcaattgtTATGTTTCATTTACTTCCAGAAACAATTATTATTGCAAGTTCTCATAAAGACATTACCATATTTAAGACCCATGATCCTGAAATGAAAACcctatttatatttttttttgtttttgtgGGTTTTTGTATGCAATTAGCTTTAGAATATGTTTTACCCACCGATACTAATATCTGTTGTATTGATCATGGGGCAGTGAGATTTACCGATGATAATGATCATATCTT AAATATAACAAACCATACGTTAGATAATCCAAACACCGAGATTCCCAACGCG tCTATCAACGCAGATACACATTATCATCCACATGAAGGTGGCCATTCGAACCACAAAAATCgtttaacaaaaattttaGATGTGTTAGCATTACAATCTTTTTTCTTAACAATTTCCTTGGCTATACATTCTGGGATTGAAG GAATGATTGTTGGGACATCTGATGATTcccattttgtttttataaccACATTTTGTATTTTGTCGCACAAGTGGATAGCCGGAGTTACAGTTTCGCTTTCCTTAAACCGGAATAACAtt aGCCCAAATCTTAAGATAATTCTActtcttatttttattttttcatcacCCCTTGGAATAATTGTTGGACATTTGGTTCATTCTTCAG ggGAAAAAATTACATGTGTAATAAATGCATTATCTATAGGAACATTACTTTTTATTGGTTGTGAg ataCTTCTAAACGAGATACAAATGAAGTATACAAGAAAAGTTCGATTTTCTAAATGGCTTAGTTTTTGTTCATCATGTTTAATTGcattttcaataatttattttacatcACATATTGCCCCACATCAACATTCGCACGAATTGaatgtgaaaaaataa
- a CDS encoding mitochondrial ribosomal protein L19 precursor, putative — translation MIKRYIRTKVITSLNKYKCYNIKNEKTSKYWPNINCIDKDEENIEKKCKEKGQENKKTIFYHKNYMHDFYNRQLMHNLHLVEMNKMNKLRNFKMPKIHTGDLIEIKYELSRSQQTFAIFQGYCVDIRRKRLDSSFIVKNIFDGVGVEQLIPFYSPRILYVKNIRSLYNINEEKLKSYYKINKPITRDYRYMWQYNIRGKYEKPRGQHKPGIRSIEPKIRRRLAKLKKKYMKRRIESNLSSYIFGGVYAQYTRKRTRLVRAEIYRRMLIYALDEENRRKQKLNKRREKEHWSNFKINKNKGDNAFMSLPSNHPLLNTL, via the exons ATG ATAAAAAGATACATAAGAACAAAAGTTATAACaagtttaaataaatataagtgctataatataaaaaatgaaaagacGTCAAAATACTGGCCTAACATAAATTGTATTGACAAggatgaagaaaatatagaaaagaAATGTAAAGAGAAAGGAcaagaaaacaaaaaaacaatattttaccataaaaattatatgcatgatttttataatagGCAGTTAATGCACAATCTCCATTTAGTtgaaatgaacaaaatgaataaattaagaaattttaaaatgcCTAAAATACACACAGGGGATCTAATTGAAATCAAATACGAGTTATCACGATCTCAGCAAACGTTTGCAATTTTTCAGG GCTATTGTGTTGACATTCGCAGAAAAAGATTAGATTCGTCatttattgtaaaaaatatatttgatggGGTAGGTGTAGAACAATTAATACCATTTTATTCCCCACGGattttatatgtaaaaaatataagaagtttatataatataaatgaggAAAAGCTTAAatcatattataaaataaataaaccaATAACAAGAGATTATAGATATATGTGgcaatataatataagaggaaaatatgaaaaaccTCGAGGGCAACATAAACCAGGTATTAGATCTATTGAACCCAAAATTAGAAGGCGATTAGctaaactaaaaaaaaaatatatgaaaagaAGAATAGAAAGTAATTTATcttcttatatatttggTGGTGTATATGCACAATATACAAGAAAAAGAACAAGATTAGTTCGTGCAGAAATATATAGACGAATgcttatatatgcattagatgaagaaaatagaagaaaacaaaaattaaataaaagacGGGAAAAAGAACATTGGagcaattttaaaattaataaaaataaaggagACAATGCTTTCATGTCTTTACCCTCTAATCATCCTCTTCTAAATACTTTATGA
- a CDS encoding palmitoyltransferase DHHC2: MTHKYMQISHGQPEKKRGGSIFIFIVFFILSFIYIGYTGIVLRSWFIPYRSGSLTIAIVFHIFFCLFLLSFIKCASTDPGKVPRNWGFYVGDDVKRRRYCKICNVWKPDRTHHCSACNRCVLNMDHHCPWINNCVGFYNRRFFMQLLFYGLICLFMVATQTFHYIFIDNINAYMDKGFQENSSFVALEYTYASIVLFLTFVLIFALVPFTKFHLKLISKNSTTIENMDIYHQDYNIYNVGCEDNAKQVFGNNILCWMCPCHCISNRPAGDGVRWRVSMSHGSNI; the protein is encoded by the exons atgacacataaatatatgcagATATCACACGGGCAaccagaaaaaaaaagaggtGGTTCgatattcatatttattgtcttttttatattat catttatatacattggATATACAGGAATAGTTTTAAGATCATGGTTTATTCCATATAGAAGTGGTTCATTGACAATCGCCATTGTTTTCCatatctttttttgtttatttttactaagttttataaaa TGCGCATCAACAGATCCAGGAAAAGTTCCGAGAAATTGGGGGTTTTATGTTGGAGACGATGTGAAAAGAAGAAGATATTGTAAAATTTGCAATGTATGGAAACCAGATAGAACACATCACTGTTCGGCTTGTAATAGATGTGTATTAAATATGGACCATCATTGTCCATGGATAAATAATTGTGTTGGGTTTTATAACAGAAGATTTTTTATGCAGTTATTGTTCTATGGTTTAATTTGCTTGTTTATGGTTGCTACCCAAacttttcattatatatttatagataatattaatgcatatatgGATAAAGGATTTCAAGAAAATAGTTCTTTTGTAGCTCTTGAATATACCTATGCTTCCAtcgttttatttttaacttttgttttaatttttgcTTTAGTCCcatttacaaaatttcatttaaagcttatttcaaaaaattcaacaacaattgaaaatatggatatatatcatcaagactataatatttataatgtaGGATGTGAAGATAATGCAAAACAG GTTTttggaaataatattttatgttgGATGTGTCCATGTCATTGTATTTCAAATAGACCAGCAGGGGATGGAGTTCGATGGAGAGTTAGTATGTCACATGGAAGTAATATATga
- a CDS encoding citrate synthase-like protein, putative, with the protein MNMFKKNICRAYENILLSFKKENINFKKKYFCNCEKKDVNKIKFTKHKKENGHTFSHLFLETEIYFEFKANVFYRGRCLRSLCEMSTFDEIVFLLLYKKMPNKTELNENINYLKKEYIQFVENEKNIIKIMKILKNNNLLELIRICILNLSLFEENNKDMNLNYYKILAISLRLLSIFYSQNNLCENIFTDKEYDNVCLFILQNYSNNNMLESNTPKLKWNENKDVEKVDEIMDKSETSKTDKEKLLNVLLTLICETNINENIFLLRLISNMNEKNNYFNIYLCAITFYIDTFKNINFDLSFKSFLNLDIYSKEQTEDDINDIIMDIPNVDLFFYKNNFFLKKKNILKKYLTDYCNNQSQQSIYILNHFTKIEDIFLKYKNKYPSPYYYSMLTFYLLNIPVNLLPTIYFLSRLPSIIAHINEQKQNKKIVKYSSIYVGNLPTDIYQP; encoded by the exons atgaatatgtttaaaaaaaatatatgtagggcttatgaaaatatactcctatcttttaaaaaagaaaatattaatttcaaaaaaaaatatttttgtaattgtGAAAAGAAAGATGTTAACAAGATAAAATTCACAAAAcacaaaaaagaaaatggtCACACATTTTCTCATCTTTTTCTGGAAacagaaatatattttgaattcAAGg CTAATGTGTTTTATCGAGGCCGTTGTTTACGAAGTTTGTGCGAAATGTCCACATTTGATGaaatagtttttttattattatacaaaaaaatgccAAACAAAACAGAacttaatgaaaatataaattatttaaaaaaagaatatatcCAATTTGTAGaaaatgagaaaaatattataaaaataatgaagatattaaaaaataataatttattagaattaataagaatatgtatattaaatttatctttatttgaagaaaataataaagacatgaatttaaattattacaaaattttaGCTATTTCACTAAGATTAttatctattttttattcacaAAACAATTTATGTGAAAATATCTTTACAGATAAAGAATATGACAAtgtatgtttatttattcttcaaaattattcgaataataatatgctAGAAAGTAATACCCCCAAATTAAAATGGAATGAAAATAAGGATGTGGAAAAAGTCGATGAAATAATGGATAAAAGTGAAACTTCAAAAAcagataaagaaaaattgttaaatgTTCTATTAACATTAATATGCGAaactaatataaatgaaaacatttttttattaagattaatatcaaatatgaatgaaaaaaataattattttaatatatacttatgtgctattactttttatatagacacatttaaaaatattaattttgatttatcatttaaatcgtttttaaatttagaTATCTATTCAAAAGAACAAACAGAAGATGATATAAATGACATAATTATGGATATACCAAACGTtgacttatttttttataaaaacaatttttttttaaaaaaaaaaaatattttaaaaaaatatttaacaGATTATTGTAATAACCAATCACAACagagtatatatatattaaaccatttcacaaaaattgaagacatttttttaaaatataaaaataaatatcctTCACcctattattattccatgttaacattttatttattaaatattccAGTAAATTTATTGccaacaatatattttttatcaagaTTGCCTAGTATTATTGCACACATAAATGAgcaaaaacaaaataagaaaattgtaaaatattcatCTATATATGTTGGTAATTTACCTACTGATATCTATCAACCATGA
- a CDS encoding mitochondrial cardiolipin synthase, putative codes for MKVENKLRDKIYKHILNKKGEEWKEDGIDFNKLVDSNVEKLNINENDKKLIKTKWVNILKRNAEKYGKVSEGNKIKIYNTGYACFKNILKSIDKCKKRVWFESYIFDDSDFAEQIINSLCNASKRGCDVILLVDYIGSLKLKNKWVNKLKENNVNVIFFNTFLNSFLNILPIFFRDHRKIIILDNSAYCGSMNVSENVIPNFSNIVRTDKDEILLNIEKECQNYHLLNEKESDNAEGYIFTNGILGKKNKCLEYYDLHIKLKGPAVKDLADVFIDSLKMANTDITRDPIENQKKYKKNDEDNSSCYVQVLESNVLRKIKSIQLSFEYIIKNGANNNIYITTSYFLPPGFLRRALFYALSNGVNISFLFSGNSDIFGDVPATYYVIKKFLKKFGNEKDKVIYDNTSNNNEKISDFENRIINNYHNNLHSKKNKLLKWKKINFKDFKKHVEHKFGDNLLLKNKHKGTSEFFFFEKKHCHAKNIVVDNLWCSIGSFNWDRFSSRRNLEVMVSIFDKNISDKFIKEHEEKKKNNSKQITLSNINNRNVLQIFFSYCAYHIGKLYGKNIFDGLSNNNKKTILRKAIINRYLADNCIDHISLNMMWGT; via the coding sequence ATGAAAGTTGAAAACAAGTTAAGagacaaaatatataaacatattttaaataaaaaaggagaAGAATGGAAAGAAGATGGAATAGATTTCAACAAATTAGTTGATTCAAATGTCGAAaagttaaatataaatgaaaatgataaaaaattgataaaaacaaaatgggttaatatattaaaaagaaatgccgaaaaatatggaaaagTATCAGAGGGaaataaaatcaaaatatataatacaggATATGCAtgctttaaaaatatattaaaatctATAGacaaatgtaaaaaaagagTTTGGTTTGAatcttatatatttgatgaTTCTGATTTTGCTGagcaaataataaatagcTTGTGTAATGCATCTAAAAGAGGGTGTgatgttattttattagtCGATTATATTGGAAGtttaaaattgaaaaataaatgggTTAATAAActtaaagaaaataatgttaacgttatattttttaatacatttCTAAATTcgtttttaaatatattacctatattttttcgggatcatagaaaaattataattctCGATAATTCTGCATATTGTGGATCTATGAATGTCTCAGAAAATGTTATTCcaaatttttcaaatatagTTAGAACTGATAAGGATGAAATATTGCTTAATATTGAAAAGGAATGTCagaattatcatttattaaatgaaaaagaatcAGATAATGCTGaaggatatatatttacaaatgGTATATTAGggaagaaaaataaatgtttagaatattatgatttgcatattaaattaaaaggGCCAGCAGTAAAAGATTTAGCTGATGTATTTATTGATTCTTTAAAAATGGCAAATACAGATATTACCCGTGATCCAATagaaaatcaaaaaaaatataaaaaaaatgatgaagatAATTCTTCATGTTATGTACAAGTACTTGAGTCGAATGtattaagaaaaattaaatcaaTCCAATTATCTTTTGagtatattataaaaaatggagctaataataacatttatattacaactagttattttttacctCCAGGGTTTCTACGACGAGCTTTATTTTATGCTTTATCAAATGGGGtaaatatatcttttttattttctggAAATTCAGATATTTTTGGTGATGTACCTGCTACATAttatgttataaaaaaatttttgaaaaaatttggtaatgaaaaagataaagtaatttatgataatacatcaaataataatgagaAAATATCTGATTTTGAAAatagaataataaataattatcataataatttacattcaaaaaaaaataaactattaaaatggaaaaaaataaattttaaagattttaaaaaacatgtAGAACACAAATTTGGAGATAAtttgttattaaaaaataaacataaagGAACTAgcgaattttttttttttgaaaaaaaacattgccatgcaaaaaatatagttgTTGATAATCTATGGTGTTCTATTGGTTCATTTAATTGGGATCGATTTTCTTCAAGACGAAATTTAGAAGTTATGGTATctatttttgataaaaatatatccgataaatttattaaagaGCAtgaggaaaaaaaaaaaaataattcaaaacaaataaccttatcaaatataaataatagaaatgttttacaaattttttttagttattGTGCTTATCATATTGGAAAActttatggaaaaaatatatttgatggATTAtccaataataataaaaaaactatcCTTAGAAAAGCTATCATAAATAGATACCTTGCAGACAATTGTATTGATCATATTTCTTTGAACATGATGTGGGGAACATAA
- a CDS encoding RNA-binding protein 25, putative, with product MINNKAFYTNLKPIVNKDGEEKEEFENQGNANNVVYIGNISKYIEEENILKILKIFGDINNWHRQRNPSTNELMTFGFCEYKDIYNVYLCINILNNIELCGKKLKVNCNDNLKKKFDSIVDILFEKREVTLFENDTKNINEENTVNNSLELKEIKNKISNDIEQDLKKKKMDVLKFIGDINNDYEKNGKNDETERGEYNNVNNNNITQFDMDNKSLLNKKIYNHGNETNYNENNNKLINQEKEKRKYVTNNYKIHWRERDRIEKLDAREKNLEKDFYKREKEWLELEEQIKKDTYREWNKFIQIKKKDIAKLIELDLKGENEDSSISSSKRRESRRSKRAKEKKLDEQDRLDEMKELEEAKKKEEQIKDIDITMKDKEGEILNKKDKQNSDTTVQTKTKKSSFFATAFSYVFDNNKDKQNDKTNENSEKGENENHDIKQLNQNENEKNHEQTENSEIEKEHEESIQDKDDNTNKKKSSKNKRKITNSETEKVNDKKKKVTIENIQNEEDINKTSGNNNNNKTLNTKNNENTEEIQSLEDDPIIAYELEISLPKKRKGKNDTSKTIDIIEKSKKILENIPSEEEDIFNYPIEWDILKLKDNISTNLKPWIYKNITEYIGADEKEVIEEISSFFVEQILKETAPKDILSEAEKFLDSDGKKFIINMYRLIIFEQLKIKNNM from the coding sequence atgattaaTAATAAGGCATTTTACACTAACTTGAAACCTATAGTAAATAAGGACGGGGAAGAAAAAGAGGAATTCGAAAATCAAGGAAATGCAAATAATGTAGTTTATATAGGAAACataagtaaatatattgaagaggaaaatatattaaaaatattaaaaatatttggtgatataaataattggCATAGACAAAGAAATCCATCAACAAATGAGTTAATGACCTTTGGATTTTGTGaatataaagatatatataatgtttatttatgtataaatatattaaataatatagaattatgtggaaaaaaattaaaagttaattgtaatgataatttaaaaaaaaaatttgattCAATTGTAGATATTTTGTTTGAAAAAAGGGAAGTTACACTTTTCGAAAAtgatacaaaaaatataaacgaAGAAAATACTGTAAATAATTCACttgaattaaaagaaataaaaaataaaatttcaaaCGATATAGAAcaagatttaaaaaaaaaaaaaatggatgttttaaaatttataggggatattaataatgattatgaaaaaaatggaaaaaatgaCGAAACCGAAAGAggtgaatataataatgtaaataataacaatattacTCAATTTGATATGGATAATAAATCCTTATtaaataagaaaatatataaccaTGGTAACGAAACTAACTacaatgaaaataataataaattaataaaccaagaaaaagaaaaaagaaaatatgttactaataattataaaattcattGGAGGGAAAGAGACCGAATTGAAAAACTTGATGcaagagaaaaaaatttagaaaaagatttttataaaagagAAAAGGAATGGTTAGAATTAGAagaacaaattaaaaaagataCATATAGAGAATGGAATAAGTTTATtcaaatcaaaaaaaaagatatcGCTAAACTTATCGAATTAGATTTAAAAGGAGAAAATGAAGATTCAAGTATCTCAAGTTCAAAAAGAAGAGAAAGCAGAAGGTCAAAAAGAgcaaaggaaaaaaaattagatgAACAAGATAGGTTAGATGAAATGAAAGAATTAGAAGAagccaaaaaaaaagaagaacaAATAAAGGATATTGATATAACAATGAAAGATAAAGAAGGAGAGatattaaacaaaaaagataaacaaaatagCGATACTACTGTGCAAACtaagacaaaaaaaagcagTTTTTTCGCTACAGCTTTTTCATATGTGTTTgacaataataaagataaacaaaatgataaaacaaatgaGAATTCTGAAAAGggagaaaatgaaaatcaTGATATTAAACAGTTAaatcaaaatgaaaatgagaAAAACCATGAACAAACCGAAAATTCTGAAATCGAAAAGGAGCATGAAGAATCTATCCAAGATAAAGATGATAATaccaataaaaaaaaaagttcaAAAAACAAGCGAAAAATAACAAACAGCGAAACAGAAAAAGTaaatgacaaaaaaaaaaaagtaactatcgaaaatatacaaaatgaagaagatattaataaaacaagtggtaataataataataataaaacattaaacacgaaaaataatgaaaatacaGAGGAAATACAATCTCTAGAAGACGATCCAATAATAGCATATGAACTAGAGATATCATTaccaaaaaaaaggaaaggaaaaaatgataCATCTAAAACAATTGatataattgaaaaatcaaaaaaaatattagaaaaCATACCTTCAGAAGAAGaagatatttttaattaccCAATCGAATgggatatattaaaattaaaagataatATTAGTACAAACTTGAAGCCatggatatataaaaatataacagaATATATAGGGGCAGATGAAAAAGAAGTTATAGAAGAAATAAGTAGCTTTTTTGTTgaacaaatattaaaagaaacTGCACCAAAAGATATCCTTTCCGAAGCGGAAAAGTTTTTAGATTCAGATGGAAAGaaattcattattaatatgtatagactcattatttttgagcaactcaaaataaaaaataatatgtaa